One window from the genome of Salvia miltiorrhiza cultivar Shanhuang (shh) chromosome 7, IMPLAD_Smil_shh, whole genome shotgun sequence encodes:
- the LOC130994793 gene encoding protein EMBRYONIC FLOWER 1, giving the protein MDKSIVAVEESLWRNDSPVSASKSLGSLVQINSIAIDLSCAMEEIESPLHEHFSIRGFVAGMRKKDSKTCLPFSSQGVNDDLVDNLPPLSVPKFRWWQCSTCVPDFAAESTGLEIVLADRSDAGTSSCQHFDREKEVLFSHSRRSIGDGHVLRESIDGEDNDPSNNMKNGDPQCEDHKATTSSKDKTDVRNDQCETSYAHITKANPVQVVERNDYNADVSDVRIAENASVGFDEPDDISFASDAAGCALSRRRKRKLRSLADIMEEENNSMSEHIKMRSAFSSGLQVTSTEKEDDSRHHSELETSADVATVSRSPHRKRKIAAEEDRGPPQASNPLGTAKRFKGPIPDSDKRRGTLELSDSESRGDGSAQSDLQLSAKTQQNKPKRYTGGIRRHRRRHINGSALNRRKLRMMRDSGFLENLMPTELNPKDIKDESEDKPKRYRGGIRRRRRQMYNANGTSPIRDLPMMTDSGFLENLRRLKHSAPVETSCGNMENVPPAMRGEMEPYLNGLISEKHVDRTSDKFKSKRPEVEVDLRPLVPPRKSFMGDCSDQGKVALELSLNSYTDAERNSNNQISGSQHRAIPDLNESFTEKSSSTQWKQLLTSENRCSTAHKNLDMATSSSKQMAGDGKRQFGVSEPQAIQKIHSNAESGGTSDDIPMDIVELLAKNQRERTLENSKNHLLASTTNSSVRGSPPVYADGRPGVLNFPLANARSGISVTSGETGPRQGILSFPQAKNCQLEIGSMEENQFRLFSSFKPCQPKKSQYSASNSLYSGPRPSEGADLLWPPRRKNAPFHLDIQQNCSFQHNGMDMQSFPGQSYKGKTVSDMKSEARRAPRDGSAVKESRIGSSTKSVGSMDAYSNDTIPAMQLLSLMDRGIVSRGSNSFLDKPFSPCNHHPRLNVNEKQSDPFITGSFFSQGSRNNKDFPALLNGVRFPGETSKRKPYAQGHMPPPRGNIKAFETNSLDNPYRSSRGNVDTEVCTLNQNPPPRGNIKAFETNSSDNLVIQSSRGNVETELCTLNRNPADFSIPDAKNEYTITARDLKLRKRISLKERSRGGLNLEGLKRGRARKDAPGREYPRK; this is encoded by the exons atggATAAGAGTATTGTGGCTGTGGAAGAAAGTCTGTGGAGAAATGATTCTCCTGTTTCTGCCTCAAAGTCTTTAGGATCACTCGTTCAGATTAACTCTATAGCTATAGACCTCAGTTGTGCCATGGAAGAGATTGAGTCACCGTTGCACGAGCATTTTTCAATACG TGGCTTTGTTGCTGGAATGCGGAAAAAAGACTCGAAGACGTGTTTGCCCTTTTCTTCACAAGGTGTAAATGATGATTTGGTCGATAATCTACCTCCACTATCTGTTCCCAAATTCAGATGGTGGCAGTGTTCAACCTGTGTCCCAGACTTTGCTGCTGAGAGCACTGGACTAGAAATTGTGCTTGCAGACAGGAGTGATGCTGGCACAAGTTCTTGTCAGCATTTTGATCGAGAAAAGGAAGTTTTGTTCTCACATAGCAGAAGAAGTATAG GTGATGGGCATGTTTTAAGGGAGTCTATAGATGGGGAAGACAACGATCCAAGTAACAATATGAAAAATGGCGATCCACAGTGCGAGGATCATAAAGCTACCACAA GCAGCAAAGATAAAACAGATGTCAGGAATGACCAATGTGAGACTTCATATGCTCATATAACAAAAGCTAATCCAGTCCAGGTTGTAGAGAGAAACGATTACAATGCAG ATGTGTCTGATGTAAGGATAGCTGAGAATGCTTCCGTTGGATTCGATGAGCCAGATGATATATCATTCGCAAGTGATGCTGCTGGTTGTGCATTATCACGTAGGAGAAAACGGAAGTTGCGTTCTCTGGCGGATATAATGGAGGAAGAGAATAACTCAATGAGTGAACATATTAAAATGAGGTCTGCTTTTTCCAGTGGGTTGCAGGTCACGTCTACTGAGAAGGAAGATGATTCACGACatcattctgagttggagacgTCTGCAGATGTGGCAACAGTCAGTAGAAGTCCTCATAGGAAAAGAAAGATTGCTGCTGAAGAAGACAGAGGACCTCCTCAGGCATCTAATCCACTCGGTACAGCTAAAAGATTTAAAGGTCCAATTCCAGATTCAGATAAAAGGCGTGGAACTCTCGAACTATCTGATTCAGAATCGAGAGGAGATGGCTCTGCACAGTCTGATTTGCAACTTAGTGCAAAGACTCAACAGAACAAGCCCAAAAGGTATACAGGAGGAATCAGAAGACACAGGAGGAGGCACATCAACGGAAGTGCCTTGAACAGAAGAAAGTTGCGAATGATGAGAGATTCTGGGTTCCTGGAAAATTTAATGCCAACGGAACTAAACCCAAAAGATATAAAGGATGAATCAGAAGATAAGCCCAAAAGATATAGAGGAGGAATCAGAAGAAGGAGGAGGCAGATGTATAATGCCAACGGAACTTCCCCGATAAGAGACTTGCCAATGATGACAGATTCTGGGTTCCTGGAAAATTTACGGAGACTGAAACATTCTGCTCCAGTCGAGACTAGTTGTGGTAATATGGAGAATGTCCCTCCTGCGATGAGAGGAGAAATGGAACCATATTTAAATGGTTTAATATCTGAAAAACATGTGGATAGAACCTCTGATAAGTTCAAAAGTAAGAGGCCTGAAGTCGAAGTTGATCTTAGACCTCTTGTGCCTCCAAGAAAGAGCTTTATGGGAGACTGCAGCGATCAAGGGAAAGTTGCGTTGGAGCTTTCACTGAACAGCTATACAGATGCTGAAAGAAACTCGAACAACCAAATATCTGGCAGTCAGCATAGGGCCATTCCGGATCTGAATGAGTCATTTACGGAGAAATCATCTTCAACTCAATGGAAGCAGTTGTTAACTTCTGAGAATCGGTGTTCAACTGCACACAAAAATTTG GATATGGCCACCTCTTCTAGTAAACAGATGGCTGGAGACGGAAAAAGACAATTCGGAGTGTCTGAGCCACAAGCTATCCAAAAGATACATAGTAATGCAGAATCTGGCGGAACTTCAGATGATATACCGATGGATATAGTCGAGCTTTTGGCCAAGAATCAACGTGAAAGGACACTTGAAAATTCGAAGAACCATCTCCTTGCTTCTACCACCAACAGTTCTGTTAGAGGGTCTCCCCCTGTCTACGCTGATGGACGTCCTGGCGTCCTCAATTTTCCTCTAGCCAATGCAAGAAGTGGTATTAGTGTTACAAGTGGTGAGACGGGACCCCGCCAAGGAATCTTGAGTTTCCCGCAGGCGAAAAATTGTCAGTTGGAAATAGGCAGTATGGAGGAGAACCAATTCAGGCTTTTCAGCTCATTTAAACCTTGCCAACCTAAGAAATCACAGTATTCAGCCTCAAATTCTCTCTATTCGGGGCCTAGACCTAGTGAAGGGGCTGATCTATTATGGCCTCCAAGGAGGAAGAATGCGCCTTTTCATCTAGATATTCAACAGAACTGTTCTTTTCAGCATAATGGCATGGATATGCAATCGTTCCCCGGCCAAAGCTACAAGGGGAAGACTGTTAGTGATATGAAGAGCGAGGCAAGAAGAGCTCCACGTGATGGTTCTGCAGTCAAAGAGAGTAGAATTGGGTCGAGCACCAAGTCTGTAGGATCTATGGATGCTTATTCGAATGATACCATTCCAGCTATGCAGTTACTGTCCTTGATGGATCGTGGAATCGTATCAAGAGGGTCGAATAGTTTTCTTGATAAACCTTTCTCTCCTTGCAACCACCACCCTCGGCTTAACGTAAATGAAAAGCAGAGCGACCCGTTCATCACCGGATCATTCTTCTCACAAGGTAGCCGCAATAATAAGGACTTCCCTGCATTACTCAACGGTGTCCGTTTTCCTGGTGAAACCTCGAAGAGAAAACCCTATGCACAAG gaCACATGCCTCCACCACGAGGAAACATTAAAGCCTTCGAAACAAACAGCTTGGATAATCCTTACCGATCATCTAGAGGCAATGTGGATACGGAAGTTTGCACTCTCAACCAGAACCCTCCACCACGAGGAAACATTAAAGCCTTCGAAACGAACAGCTCGGATAATCTTGTAATCCAATCATCTAGAGGCAATGTGGAAACGGAACTTTGCACCCTCAACCGGAACCCTGCTGATTTCAGCATTCCTGATGCAAAGAATGAGTATACTATAACAGCTAGAGATTTGAAATTAAGAAAAAGGATTTCTTTGAAGGAAAGATCCCGGGGGGGTCTGAATTTGGAGGGGCTGAAGAGAGGTAGGGCGAGAAAAGATGCCCCTGGGAGagagtatccaagaaaataG